A genomic stretch from Sulfurimonas sediminis includes:
- a CDS encoding aldo/keto reductase, with protein MQFRYIGKTGLRVSPICLGTMTFGTQTPDEKVAFEIMDKAYDAGVNFFDTAELYPVPPSAKLAGITEEIVGRWLKTKPRESIILATKVAGAANGWFVPPVRHGLTAIDSFHIERAVEGSLKRLGTDYIDLYQMHWPDTIVPIEESLKAFDRLVKSGKVRYIGTSNDTAYGTSKALMTSEFKGYARFESIQNNFSLLNRRFLDELAVLCEKEQISLLPYSPLAGGVLSGKYNQTNNTTGRFATYVQSKNARQRAMAQRFLNDKTLVSTQKYLKIAHDAGLDPVTMAIAWSKQFSFVASTIIGATQSAQLDASLAAMDLELSQEVLDACDKVHQEILYPMG; from the coding sequence ATGCAGTTCAGATATATAGGAAAAACAGGTTTACGAGTAAGCCCGATATGTCTTGGAACTATGACCTTTGGAACGCAGACACCTGATGAAAAAGTAGCTTTTGAAATTATGGACAAAGCGTATGATGCGGGGGTGAATTTTTTTGATACGGCAGAGTTGTATCCTGTTCCTCCCTCTGCAAAACTAGCCGGTATAACGGAAGAAATAGTAGGACGATGGCTCAAAACAAAACCGCGTGAGAGCATTATACTTGCTACAAAGGTTGCAGGGGCTGCAAACGGTTGGTTTGTTCCGCCTGTTCGTCACGGACTGACAGCGATAGACAGTTTTCATATTGAGAGGGCGGTTGAGGGAAGTCTCAAACGTTTGGGTACTGACTATATAGATTTGTACCAGATGCACTGGCCGGATACCATAGTGCCGATTGAGGAGAGTCTTAAAGCTTTCGACAGGCTTGTGAAAAGCGGCAAGGTACGTTATATCGGAACGTCCAACGATACGGCATATGGTACTTCAAAAGCACTGATGACAAGCGAATTCAAAGGATATGCCCGATTTGAGTCTATTCAAAACAATTTTTCTCTTTTAAATCGAAGATTTTTGGATGAACTTGCTGTGCTTTGTGAAAAAGAACAGATTTCGCTTTTACCGTATTCACCACTTGCAGGCGGAGTCTTGAGCGGCAAATACAATCAGACAAATAATACAACAGGAAGATTTGCAACGTATGTACAGTCAAAAAATGCAAGACAAAGAGCCATGGCACAAAGATTTTTAAATGACAAGACGCTTGTCTCGACGCAAAAATATTTAAAAATAGCACATGATGCAGGGCTTGACCCGGTAACTATGGCGATTGCCTGGTCCAAACAGTTCTCTTTTGTCGCATCCACTATTATAGGTGCCACACAATCAGCACAACTTGATGCGAGTTTGGCGGCAATGGATTTAGAACTTTCACAGGAAGTGCTTGACGCCTGTGACAAAGTGCATCAGGAAATTTTATACCCTATGGGTTAG
- a CDS encoding MgtC/SapB family protein encodes MSLNIDLVHFLVVTVFSFLVGLEVKSYRKQHITSKTENLFFGDVRTYSFVGILGFVLFAVDSSLHILYAGGFLSITLLYALLYQKNLQENQRSILLYIVMLLVYSFGALIQTQALWMTALLYVSIVFILNVNKEVEKFTQEINISEFETLSKMILLSVVILPLLPDTKIIPYIPLSPFKIWLAVVVISGISYGGYILQKYFFPSKGYYLTGIFGGSYSSTATTVVLARKAKQLQGYAVIDAAIISATSVMYLRLIVIALIFNIEIGKSLLFPFILLALTGFLISLFYLKSGQKTQENVEIVDHNPLELKTAFLFAFLFVAMIVITHFVTKHYGTSGLEILSFLVGFTDIDPFILSILTGKFSIEDTQTTAAIMIAAGSNNLLKAIYALWFGTIKNTYKSALWISLLGVITIVWGLYFEHIF; translated from the coding sequence ATGAGTTTAAATATTGATTTGGTACATTTTCTGGTTGTCACTGTTTTTAGCTTTTTGGTCGGACTCGAAGTCAAATCATACAGAAAACAGCATATCACTTCCAAAACAGAAAATCTTTTCTTTGGAGATGTACGCACCTACAGTTTTGTAGGAATTTTAGGCTTTGTTTTATTTGCGGTTGATTCGAGTCTGCATATTCTGTATGCGGGAGGGTTTTTATCAATTACACTCTTGTATGCCCTGCTCTATCAAAAAAATCTTCAAGAAAACCAACGCAGTATCCTGCTCTATATTGTCATGCTTTTAGTCTACTCTTTTGGCGCACTTATTCAGACACAGGCATTGTGGATGACAGCCCTGCTGTATGTCAGTATTGTTTTTATTCTAAATGTCAACAAAGAAGTTGAGAAGTTTACACAAGAGATCAATATCAGTGAATTTGAAACATTAAGTAAAATGATACTCCTCTCTGTCGTCATCCTGCCTCTGCTTCCCGATACAAAAATCATTCCCTACATTCCTCTTTCTCCTTTTAAAATCTGGCTGGCTGTTGTGGTGATTTCGGGCATCAGTTACGGTGGTTATATATTGCAAAAATATTTTTTCCCCTCCAAAGGCTACTACCTTACAGGAATATTTGGCGGCTCTTACTCTTCGACTGCGACAACTGTTGTACTGGCAAGAAAAGCAAAACAGCTGCAAGGGTATGCCGTCATAGATGCAGCGATTATTTCAGCAACCTCGGTGATGTATCTGCGTCTCATTGTCATTGCCTTGATTTTTAATATTGAGATTGGGAAAAGTCTGCTTTTTCCTTTTATACTCCTGGCACTTACAGGATTTCTGATTTCTCTGTTTTATTTGAAAAGCGGACAAAAAACCCAGGAAAATGTTGAAATTGTCGACCACAACCCTTTGGAACTCAAAACTGCTTTTTTGTTTGCCTTTTTGTTTGTTGCCATGATTGTCATTACCCATTTTGTGACGAAGCATTACGGAACATCAGGACTGGAAATACTCTCTTTTTTAGTCGGTTTTACCGATATTGATCCCTTTATTCTCTCTATACTGACAGGCAAGTTCTCTATCGAGGACACCCAGACAACTGCCGCTATAATGATAGCCGCAGGAAGCAACAACCTGCTTAAAGCTATTTATGCTTTATGGTTTGGTACAATAAAAAATACCTATAAATCGGCACTGTGGATTTCTCTCTTAGGTGTTATTACCATCGTATGGGGACTCTATTTTGAACATATATTTTAA
- a CDS encoding TIGR00730 family Rossman fold protein — protein MQKNKTVLPWEHPKLQEEDPQSLELIKTIMKSPTYAMAEEDKEFINSYEARGVRLELDYLKPELQMKKHGIEHTIVVFGSARIVEKETAMKRLSAIGEMLQKKPNNRDLLHELYVAERMVGKSIYYDDARKFGQLVGKSGKSAEDCRVTIMTGGGPGIMEAANRGAYDVGAKSIGLNIKLPHEQYPNPYITPDLCFLFHYFAIRKLHFLNRAKALVIYPGGFGTFDELFETLTLIQTRKSQTIPVILVGKSYWNKAIDFEFLKDEGVIAPQDTEIITFADNAEEAWQFILSWHQEQGTPLL, from the coding sequence ATGCAAAAAAATAAAACTGTTTTACCCTGGGAACATCCAAAACTGCAAGAAGAAGACCCGCAGTCATTAGAGCTTATAAAAACCATTATGAAAAGCCCGACATATGCAATGGCGGAAGAAGACAAAGAGTTCATTAACTCTTATGAGGCAAGAGGTGTCCGACTCGAACTTGATTACCTCAAACCGGAACTTCAAATGAAAAAACACGGCATAGAACATACCATAGTTGTCTTTGGAAGTGCACGGATAGTCGAGAAAGAGACTGCAATGAAACGGCTTTCGGCCATTGGAGAAATGCTGCAGAAAAAACCCAACAACAGAGACCTCTTACATGAACTATATGTTGCAGAACGGATGGTTGGCAAAAGTATTTACTATGATGATGCCAGAAAATTCGGTCAACTTGTAGGAAAAAGCGGAAAGAGTGCTGAAGACTGCCGTGTCACTATAATGACCGGAGGCGGTCCCGGCATTATGGAAGCAGCCAATCGCGGGGCCTATGATGTTGGAGCGAAAAGTATAGGTTTAAATATTAAACTGCCGCATGAGCAGTATCCCAACCCATATATTACCCCTGATTTATGTTTTTTGTTTCACTATTTTGCCATCAGAAAACTCCATTTTTTAAACCGTGCAAAAGCTTTGGTGATTTATCCGGGCGGATTTGGAACTTTTGATGAACTGTTTGAGACACTGACACTGATTCAAACAAGAAAATCACAGACAATTCCTGTGATCCTTGTCGGCAAAAGCTACTGGAACAAAGCAATAGATTTTGAATTTTTAAAAGATGAGGGTGTCATTGCCCCGCAGGATACAGAGATCATTACATTTGCAGACAATGCAGAAGAAGCTTGGCAATTCATTCTCTCATGGCATCAGGAACAGGGAACACCACTCTTGTAA
- a CDS encoding HDOD domain-containing protein translates to MKSSIIESIKSLPPLSKTIIDINRVYADEEAGVGDLVKVVERDPMIVANLLKHANSPLYGFGREIKSVAQAVSLFGMSMTRSIALGNSVRKLLNVDMQPYGVTSEKFAEISSMQATLMRKWYTKIDKQKADTLYLAAFLQETGKILIASDVIQEDEGVSFQSEAEHSNNLAELEKAYVEVTSSQVTAKIFEHWGFEKEFVEMIRYADNPLSAPEEVQEYATALNIVKTVIPVNSPLSEQAMNFGLKRAKDSGCDASILQETINDMLDAAEVSS, encoded by the coding sequence ATGAAGAGCTCAATAATTGAGAGTATAAAATCGCTTCCTCCTCTTTCAAAAACCATTATTGATATTAACCGGGTTTATGCGGATGAAGAGGCCGGTGTCGGTGACTTGGTCAAGGTTGTGGAACGTGATCCTATGATAGTTGCCAATTTACTTAAACATGCCAATTCTCCTTTGTATGGGTTTGGGAGAGAGATTAAAAGTGTTGCACAGGCTGTTTCACTTTTTGGTATGAGTATGACACGCTCTATTGCGCTTGGAAATTCTGTTCGTAAACTTTTAAATGTAGATATGCAACCTTACGGAGTAACAAGTGAAAAATTTGCAGAAATCTCCAGTATGCAGGCAACGCTTATGCGTAAATGGTATACAAAAATAGATAAACAAAAGGCTGATACATTGTATTTGGCTGCATTTTTGCAAGAAACCGGAAAAATTCTCATAGCAAGTGATGTAATCCAGGAAGATGAAGGTGTGAGTTTTCAATCAGAAGCAGAGCATTCAAACAATTTGGCAGAGCTGGAAAAAGCATATGTAGAAGTGACAAGTTCTCAGGTAACAGCAAAAATCTTTGAGCACTGGGGTTTTGAAAAAGAATTTGTGGAGATGATTCGTTATGCGGACAATCCTTTGAGTGCACCGGAAGAGGTACAGGAGTATGCTACTGCTTTGAATATAGTCAAGACTGTCATTCCTGTTAATAGTCCTTTGTCCGAGCAGGCAATGAATTTTGGACTCAAACGTGCCAAAGACAGCGGTTGCGATGCGAGCATACTGCAAGAGACAATCAATGATATGCTTGATGCTGCAGAGGTTTCTTCATGA
- the ppk2 gene encoding polyphosphate kinase 2 has translation MKKKEYNEELYRLQVELVKFQKEVIKKNLKVCIIFEGRDAAGKDGMIKRFTEHLSPRDARVVALGKPSDIDKKSWYFQRYVPELPIGGEMVFFNRSWYNRAGVEKVMNFCTQKEYENFMKEVGNFEHLLVNAEMIFIKYYLDISKEEQEKRLKERKKDPLKQWKLSPIDEQAQKHWKAYSNARDEMFNKTSFVFAPWYVVHSDDKKAARINTLKHFLSQVDYKDKNKECLRFDHNVVCLFDESCYTKGLIYK, from the coding sequence ATGAAAAAAAAAGAATATAATGAAGAACTTTACAGGCTTCAGGTTGAACTTGTAAAATTTCAAAAAGAAGTTATTAAAAAAAACCTAAAAGTATGTATAATTTTTGAAGGTCGTGACGCTGCAGGAAAAGATGGTATGATAAAACGTTTTACCGAGCATTTAAGTCCTCGTGATGCCAGAGTGGTTGCACTTGGCAAACCAAGCGATATTGATAAAAAATCATGGTATTTTCAAAGATATGTCCCGGAACTCCCCATCGGTGGAGAAATGGTCTTTTTTAACCGCAGTTGGTACAACAGAGCCGGCGTGGAAAAAGTCATGAATTTTTGTACACAAAAGGAGTATGAAAATTTTATGAAAGAGGTAGGTAATTTTGAGCACCTCTTAGTCAATGCCGAAATGATTTTTATCAAGTATTATCTTGATATTTCAAAAGAAGAACAGGAAAAACGCCTCAAAGAGAGAAAAAAAGACCCTCTCAAGCAGTGGAAGCTCAGCCCGATTGACGAACAGGCACAAAAACACTGGAAAGCCTACTCAAATGCACGCGATGAGATGTTTAACAAAACCTCCTTTGTCTTTGCCCCCTGGTATGTTGTCCACAGTGATGACAAAAAAGCAGCACGAATCAATACCCTCAAACATTTTTTATCACAGGTTGATTATAAAGACAAGAACAAAGAGTGTTTACGCTTTGATCACAATGTCGTATGCCTTTTTGATGAGAGCTGTTATACAAAAGGATTGATTTATAAATGA
- a CDS encoding plasma-membrane proton-efflux P-type ATPase, translating into METYDDNLSGLTQEEVQKRLEKYGYNELNEKEESWLHRLLRRFWGPIPWMIETAAVLSAIARRWEDFAVILFMLLVNAFVDFYQESKALSAIAVLKKKLARKALVLREGRWQSIDAKELVPDDIIKVKIGDVVPADCKLLGGGEFLQVDQSALTGESLPVNKQAEDDLYANAIIKQGEMTARVTATGINTYFGKTVGLVAKAEKEEQGHFQKMVIKVGDFLIAVTVVLIGIIIWHGISRGEPLLDLLIFALILTISAIPVAMPAVLTVTMALGARVLATKEAIVTKLSAIEEAAGMDILCSDKTGTLTQNIMSLAKPYLVGDFTQEQLLLYAAYASKKENEDPIEKPIFDYIEAHNLSKELQKSKMKKFIPFDPVHKKTEGVFEDGFIYTKGAPQVIIELCDEKEFDKKEAYKKVDDFAQKGFRTLGVAYKKCEEDLYHFAGLIPLFDPPREDSKEAIAEANAKGVAVKMVTGDNIAVAKYIAGILNIGQDIENIKELKGQSTKEYIYLSEIIVRSILKTLQKDADKEEIKKEVAQIVEEVQKELDAQPLPEGTVRQHESEIVKIIENADGFAQVFPEDKYFIVDKLQKADHIVGMTGDGVNDAPALKKADCGIAVSGATDAARAAADIVLMAPGLHVIVDAIEQARIVFERMKSYVVYRIAETIRILAFMTLAIVVFDFYPITAIMIILLALLNDIPIMAIAYDNTKVEEKPVRWDMKIVFILSSWLGVAGVLSSFTIFYITMVYLKSHPDTAMFLPEVPSWIDMHDDKSFLGFVQTLFFVKLILAGHYTIFNTRIADWFFKKPYPSWPLFLASFLTALIGTAIGLYSFGLMTRINWQWALFLWGYVSVWFVFNDMVKRIVVRYYEKRYGEEAL; encoded by the coding sequence ATGGAAACATATGATGATAATTTAAGCGGATTGACACAAGAAGAAGTACAAAAACGCCTGGAAAAATACGGCTACAATGAATTAAATGAAAAAGAAGAGAGTTGGCTGCATCGACTTTTACGGCGATTTTGGGGACCTATTCCGTGGATGATTGAAACGGCTGCTGTTCTTTCTGCCATTGCACGCAGGTGGGAAGATTTTGCTGTCATCTTGTTTATGCTGCTTGTCAATGCTTTTGTTGATTTTTATCAAGAGTCAAAAGCATTGAGTGCCATTGCCGTTTTAAAGAAAAAACTGGCAAGAAAAGCACTTGTTTTGCGTGAGGGAAGATGGCAGAGTATTGATGCAAAAGAGCTTGTACCCGATGATATTATCAAAGTAAAAATAGGAGATGTTGTTCCGGCAGACTGTAAACTCCTGGGCGGAGGAGAGTTTCTGCAGGTTGACCAGTCTGCACTGACAGGAGAATCTCTGCCTGTCAACAAACAGGCCGAGGATGATCTTTATGCCAATGCCATTATCAAACAGGGTGAAATGACAGCACGTGTAACAGCTACTGGAATTAACACCTACTTTGGCAAAACGGTCGGTCTTGTCGCTAAGGCTGAAAAAGAGGAGCAGGGACATTTCCAAAAAATGGTTATCAAAGTGGGAGATTTTCTCATTGCTGTGACCGTTGTCCTTATAGGGATTATCATCTGGCATGGAATCTCCAGAGGCGAACCGCTTTTGGACCTGCTGATATTTGCGCTTATTTTAACCATTTCGGCGATTCCTGTGGCAATGCCTGCAGTTTTGACAGTGACTATGGCACTCGGTGCCAGAGTCCTGGCAACCAAAGAGGCCATTGTTACCAAACTCTCGGCCATTGAAGAAGCAGCCGGCATGGACATTTTGTGTTCAGATAAAACAGGTACGCTCACGCAAAACATTATGAGTCTTGCCAAGCCGTATCTTGTCGGAGACTTTACTCAAGAGCAGCTGCTGCTTTATGCTGCATATGCCAGCAAAAAAGAGAATGAAGACCCGATAGAAAAGCCGATTTTTGACTATATTGAGGCGCATAACCTCAGCAAAGAACTTCAAAAATCAAAGATGAAAAAGTTCATCCCTTTTGATCCGGTACATAAAAAAACAGAAGGCGTCTTTGAGGATGGATTCATTTATACCAAAGGGGCTCCTCAGGTTATTATAGAGTTATGTGATGAAAAAGAGTTTGATAAAAAAGAAGCCTACAAAAAGGTAGATGATTTTGCACAAAAAGGATTTCGAACACTTGGTGTGGCCTATAAAAAATGCGAAGAGGATCTCTACCATTTTGCCGGACTCATTCCGCTTTTTGATCCTCCGAGAGAGGACTCCAAGGAAGCCATAGCCGAAGCAAATGCAAAAGGTGTGGCGGTGAAAATGGTTACCGGCGACAATATCGCTGTTGCAAAATATATTGCCGGTATTTTAAATATCGGACAAGATATAGAAAACATCAAAGAGCTCAAAGGACAGAGTACAAAAGAGTACATCTATCTTTCAGAAATCATCGTACGTTCAATATTGAAAACTTTGCAAAAAGATGCGGACAAAGAGGAAATCAAAAAAGAGGTAGCCCAGATAGTCGAAGAAGTGCAAAAAGAGCTTGATGCACAGCCGCTTCCTGAGGGAACTGTCCGTCAGCATGAGAGTGAAATTGTCAAAATCATTGAAAATGCCGACGGTTTTGCACAGGTTTTTCCAGAAGACAAATACTTTATAGTAGACAAGCTTCAAAAAGCAGACCATATTGTCGGTATGACCGGTGACGGTGTCAATGATGCCCCTGCACTTAAAAAAGCCGACTGCGGTATTGCGGTAAGCGGTGCGACTGATGCCGCGCGGGCAGCAGCAGATATTGTGCTTATGGCTCCGGGTTTACATGTAATTGTAGATGCGATTGAGCAGGCACGTATAGTATTTGAGAGAATGAAAAGCTATGTTGTTTACCGTATAGCAGAAACCATTCGTATTTTGGCATTTATGACACTGGCTATTGTGGTGTTTGATTTTTATCCAATTACTGCGATTATGATTATTCTTTTGGCACTGCTCAATGATATTCCCATTATGGCAATTGCTTATGACAACACAAAAGTGGAAGAAAAACCGGTACGATGGGATATGAAAATCGTCTTTATTCTCTCGAGTTGGCTTGGAGTTGCCGGAGTGCTCAGCTCTTTTACCATCTTTTATATCACAATGGTCTATTTGAAATCACATCCCGATACGGCAATGTTCCTGCCCGAAGTTCCCTCATGGATTGATATGCATGATGATAAATCATTTTTGGGATTTGTCCAGACACTCTTCTTTGTCAAGCTTATTCTCGCCGGGCATTATACGATTTTTAACACCCGTATAGCTGACTGGTTCTTTAAAAAGCCCTATCCCTCATGGCCGCTTTTCCTGGCATCTTTTTTGACAGCACTCATCGGCACGGCCATAGGTCTGTACAGTTTTGGACTCATGACCAGAATCAACTGGCAATGGGCCCTCTTTTTATGGGGCTATGTAAGTGTATGGTTTGTGTTTAATGATATGGTCAAACGCATAGTTGTTCGATATTATGAAAAACGCTATGGAGAGGAGGCGCTGTAA
- the polA gene encoding DNA polymerase I — MSKTVTVIDTFGFFFRSFYALPQHLRTKDGFPTGLLTGFTNFIATLQKEHDSDYIIFAIDFKGDTFRNEIDVNYKANRSAPPPELTQQLPVAIEWINKMGYKTLGKSGFEADDIIATLVKCAKEKGYKVRIVSHDKDLCQLIDDDNVVLVDAIKRKYINEKDCYDKYGVTPKQFIDYQSILGDSADNVPGVKGIGKVGAEKLLKEYGSLDNIYAHIDEIKGATQKKLLESKEQAYMSKELVTLHPDVFDCKDFDFEEYKMDIENPFLNIYDELVKYEQNAILRTLHAKNMVSPERQESAKKLQQSCEEKASKLDFKATLLTDEKELNAVLDKLDAETLVAFDTETTGLDYIKHKLVGFSFSFNDEEAYYVPFGHFYLGVADQVSKEVAKSAMRRIFNSRVVGHNIKFDLHFVTRFLDEKELPIYCDSMILAWLINPESALSLDKLSDKLLGHEMVHFKDTVKKGENFSTVELDDACVYAAEDAFITRKLYKLFLQKLELQDATHLIEEAKRVEIPFIHTLLKMEEEGIEVDTAFLEKFLVEVKETLEHLTKSIYELVGSEFNINSTQQLGKILFEKLELPVGKKTKTGYSTDEKVLSSLKEKHPVIPKLLEYREVHKLYSTYIDPLLKLADEDERHRIHTSFVQTGTATGRLSSKNPNLQNIPTRTPLGAKIRRAFVAGEGKKLIGIDYSQMELRLLAHFSQDPVLVDAFMHDKDIHLQTAVVLFGEEEAPAKRNIAKTVNFGLLYGMGQKKLSDTLGITTKEAKAIIEKYFTSFPTVKNYFRSIVELSKQQGYVETLLKRRRYFDYENATPMYRAAYEREAVNTVFQGSVSDIIKLSMNKIHTVINEEKLPAKMLLQIHDELIFEVDEKVADELGNRFRDIMDHIVELNIPLKASLNIGDNWGELK; from the coding sequence ATGAGTAAAACAGTTACAGTTATAGACACATTCGGATTTTTCTTTCGGAGTTTTTACGCACTCCCTCAGCATTTACGCACAAAGGATGGTTTTCCGACCGGACTTTTGACAGGCTTTACAAACTTTATAGCAACCCTGCAAAAAGAACATGACAGTGATTATATAATTTTTGCCATAGATTTCAAAGGGGATACCTTTAGAAATGAAATAGATGTCAACTACAAAGCAAACCGCAGTGCTCCTCCGCCGGAACTGACACAGCAACTTCCTGTAGCCATAGAATGGATAAACAAGATGGGATACAAAACACTTGGCAAGAGTGGGTTTGAAGCAGATGATATTATTGCTACTCTCGTAAAGTGTGCAAAAGAAAAAGGGTATAAAGTACGTATAGTGTCTCATGACAAGGATTTGTGTCAACTGATAGATGATGACAATGTTGTTTTAGTTGATGCGATTAAAAGAAAGTATATTAATGAAAAAGACTGTTATGATAAATATGGCGTGACTCCAAAACAGTTTATAGACTATCAGTCCATCCTCGGAGATAGTGCAGATAATGTTCCGGGCGTTAAAGGTATAGGCAAAGTCGGTGCCGAAAAACTTCTCAAAGAGTATGGGTCACTTGACAATATTTATGCTCATATAGACGAAATCAAAGGAGCAACGCAAAAAAAACTGCTTGAGTCAAAAGAACAGGCGTATATGTCAAAAGAGCTTGTGACTCTGCATCCTGATGTTTTTGACTGTAAAGATTTTGATTTTGAAGAGTATAAAATGGATATTGAAAATCCATTTTTAAATATTTATGATGAACTTGTCAAATATGAACAAAATGCAATACTCAGAACATTACATGCAAAAAATATGGTAAGTCCTGAGCGTCAGGAGAGCGCAAAAAAACTTCAGCAATCGTGTGAAGAAAAAGCTTCAAAACTGGATTTTAAAGCAACTCTTTTAACAGATGAAAAAGAGCTCAATGCAGTGCTGGACAAACTTGATGCAGAGACACTCGTTGCTTTTGATACTGAGACAACAGGGCTTGACTATATAAAACACAAGCTTGTAGGTTTTAGTTTCTCTTTTAATGATGAAGAGGCCTATTATGTGCCTTTTGGGCATTTTTATTTGGGTGTTGCCGATCAGGTAAGCAAAGAGGTTGCAAAAAGTGCCATGCGTCGTATTTTTAACTCTCGTGTAGTCGGTCACAACATAAAATTTGATTTGCATTTTGTCACACGTTTTTTAGACGAAAAAGAGTTGCCTATATATTGTGACAGTATGATTTTGGCATGGCTGATTAATCCTGAATCGGCTTTAAGTCTTGACAAACTTTCTGACAAACTCTTAGGGCATGAAATGGTGCATTTTAAAGATACGGTAAAAAAAGGAGAAAATTTTTCTACCGTGGAACTTGATGATGCCTGTGTATATGCCGCAGAAGATGCTTTTATAACACGAAAACTCTATAAACTCTTTTTACAAAAACTGGAACTCCAGGATGCGACACACCTCATAGAAGAGGCAAAAAGAGTTGAAATTCCGTTTATTCATACGCTTTTGAAAATGGAAGAAGAGGGCATAGAAGTAGACACAGCCTTTTTGGAGAAGTTTTTGGTTGAGGTAAAAGAGACACTGGAACATCTGACAAAAAGTATTTATGAACTTGTGGGAAGTGAGTTTAACATTAATTCAACACAGCAGTTGGGAAAAATACTTTTTGAAAAACTCGAACTTCCTGTGGGAAAAAAGACAAAAACAGGCTACTCTACAGATGAAAAAGTGCTCAGTTCCTTAAAAGAGAAACATCCCGTCATTCCAAAACTACTGGAGTATCGTGAAGTACATAAACTCTACTCTACCTATATAGATCCGCTCTTAAAACTGGCAGATGAAGATGAACGCCATAGAATTCATACCTCTTTTGTGCAAACCGGAACGGCAACAGGAAGATTGAGCTCAAAGAATCCGAATCTTCAAAATATTCCGACAAGAACACCACTTGGTGCAAAAATCCGTAGAGCATTTGTAGCCGGTGAGGGTAAAAAACTTATAGGTATTGATTACTCACAGATGGAACTGCGCCTTTTGGCACACTTTTCACAGGATCCTGTTTTGGTGGATGCTTTTATGCATGACAAAGATATTCACTTACAGACTGCTGTAGTTTTGTTTGGCGAAGAAGAAGCACCGGCAAAAAGAAATATAGCCAAAACGGTAAATTTTGGACTGCTTTACGGAATGGGACAGAAAAAACTCTCAGATACTCTGGGCATTACAACCAAAGAGGCAAAAGCAATTATCGAGAAGTATTTTACATCTTTCCCAACGGTGAAAAATTATTTTCGCTCCATAGTAGAACTTTCAAAGCAGCAAGGATATGTAGAAACACTGCTCAAACGCAGACGCTATTTTGACTATGAAAATGCAACACCGATGTACAGAGCAGCCTATGAAAGAGAAGCGGTCAATACTGTTTTTCAGGGAAGTGTGAGTGATATTATAAAACTCAGTATGAATAAAATCCATACTGTTATTAATGAGGAAAAACTGCCGGCAAAAATGCTGTTACAAATCCACGATGAACTGATTTTTGAAGTCGATGAAAAAGTGGCTGATGAACTTGGTAATAGATTTAGAGATATTATGGATCATATTGTAGAGTTAAATATACCGTTAAAAGCAAGTTTGAATATTGGCGATAATTGGGGAGAATTAAAGTAA
- a CDS encoding EscU/YscU/HrcU family type III secretion system export apparatus switch protein: protein MKTKAVALKYDKEKNQAPLVSAKGEGKTAQKIIQLAKENGVPLKKDEDLVELLSKVELDKEVPPQMYKAIAEVFSFIYSVTRDK, encoded by the coding sequence ATGAAAACAAAAGCCGTCGCACTCAAATATGACAAAGAAAAAAACCAGGCCCCCCTGGTCAGCGCCAAAGGTGAAGGAAAAACGGCACAAAAAATCATCCAACTCGCCAAAGAAAACGGTGTACCGCTTAAAAAAGATGAAGACTTGGTAGAACTTTTGTCTAAAGTGGAATTGGACAAAGAAGTTCCACCGCAAATGTACAAAGCAATTGCCGAAGTTTTTAGCTTTATTTATTCAGTTACAAGAGACAAATAA